In one Buteo buteo chromosome 10, bButBut1.hap1.1, whole genome shotgun sequence genomic region, the following are encoded:
- the LOC142035492 gene encoding uncharacterized protein LOC142035492, producing MGRAAAGAGLGTVSLWGSLLLAAGLALDAEPQRCNCTERMDFQAFQEAPLPESCCLNFTSSNITRLDWGALVGVRGLRELYLSHCSITDISNAQGVPPALEILHLSHNLLESLPGSFLEDAPNLRVLYLDSNQLQELPRSFLKASTQVQEVYLGFNALTFLPASLLKPSLLQLQLSNNSWDCSCALLSNLEGWPSMAAEVVCHTPEQYHGVDLQSIPREELCRSHSLTALFICLPSLLILASITWCFCRRKRKTNYSLQNRSQSHPATAERGNVPVPAEPHHYVPYELPAAPPETEKKVLLGSQVLLQPSADLLESGRDLYEEVEIQVGSPSSSQVTIHKGQQATGLGRQEDTAAPRAEELGGSEPEVDTVSVSEVLKDSADREKIYMSQSTDYYNLVPGIELEDSDNLEYENIDLH from the exons ATGGGGCGTGCGGCGGCAG GTGCCGGGCTGGGGACCGTGTCCCTCTGGGGCAGCCTCCTGCTCGCTGCCGGGCTTGCCCTCGACGCAGAACCGCAAAGGTGCAACTGCACGGAGCGCATGGACTTCCAGGCTTTCCAGGAGGCTCCGCTCCCCGAGAGCTGCTGCCTCAACTTCACCAGCTCCAACATCACCCGCCTGGACTGGGGCGCGCTGGTAGGGGTGCGGGGGTTGCGGGAGCTCTACCTCTCGCACTGCAGCATCACGGATATCAGCAACGCGCAGGGAGTCCCCCCTGCCTTGGAGATCTTGCACTTAAGTCACAACCTGCTGGAAAGTCTCCCTGGAAGCTTTCTGGAAGATGCCCCTAATTTGAGGGTCCTTTATCTGGACAGCAACCAGCTCCAGGAGCTGCCCCGTTCCTTCCTGAAAGCATCGACCCAGGTCCAGGAGGTCTACCTGGGCTTCAACGCCCTGACCTTCCTCCCCGCCAGCCTCCTGAAgccatctctgctccagctccagctctccaACAACAGCTGGGACTGCAGCTGCGCTTTGCTCAGCAACCTGGAGGGTTGGCCCAGCATGGCTGCTGAGGTCGTCTGCCACACACCGGAGCAGTACCATGGCGTGGACCTCCAGAGCATCCCTCGTGAGGAGCTGTGCCGCTCGCACAGCCTCACCGCCCTCTTCATCTGCCTGCCCTCTCTCCTCATCCTCGCCAGCATCACCTGGTGCTTCTGCAGGCGGAAGAGAAAGACCAACTACAGCCTCCAGAACAGGTCCCAGAGCCACCCGGCCACAGCAGAGAGGGGCAATGTGCCAGTGCCTGCAGAGCCCCACCACTATGTCCCCTACGAGCTGCCTGCCGCCCCACCTGAGACCGAGAagaaggtgctgctggggagccaggtcctgctccagccctctgcgGACCTGCTGGAGAGTGGCAGAGACCTCTACGAGGAGGTGGAGATTCAGGTGGGATCCCCCAGCAGTTCCCAGGTGACAATCCATAAAGGGCAGCAGGCCACAGGGCTGGGCCGGCAGGAGGACACCGCGGCACCgagggcagaggagctggggggtAGCGAGCCAGAGGTGGACACTGTCAGCGTGAGCGAAGTCCTGAAGGACTCTGCTGACCGGGAAAAGATCTACATGAGTCAGTCGACCGACTATTACAACCTGGTACCTGGCATCGAGCTGGAGGACTCAGACAATCTGGAGTATGAGAACATCGACCTGCACTGA
- the PLK3 gene encoding serine/threonine-protein kinase PLK3, giving the protein MEPAGLFPPFPAACLPAQPAPAPAPPPRAAETTRIITDPVSGRSYCKGRLLGKGGFARCYEMTDLSSNKTYAVKVIPHSRVAKPHQREKITNEIELHRDLHHKHIVKFSHYFEDTESIYIFLEHCSRKSLAHIWKARHTLLEPEVRYYLKQIISGLKYLHLKGILHRDLKLGNFFINENMELKVGDFGLAACQDTSDQKKKTICGTPNYLAPEVLLRQGHGPESDVWSLGCVMYTLLCGNPPFETSDLKETYRCIKQVEYTLPAFLSLPAKHLIAGILRRNPQDRLTLEEILDHEFFKGYTPEKLPPSSCVMAPELSPPNPAKSLFAKVTKTLFGKKKPKAKKGSLEDKDDISKLVTGLMKTSICRQMSYKTVEGNEVTPVSCRSASSSPVETVVEETSHKSVSPSIRGTMASSCEAFEDCITASAIIESAVQLLRTCLSSMPLAEKNPASLARHEHFVWVSKWVDYSNKYGFGYQLSNRSIGVLFNNGTHMTLSPNHRTVHYNPTNSKHLVFSVAAIPEQLQGQMSVLRYFASYMEQHLMKGGDLPSTDDLGQPALLLLQWVKTDQALLMLFSSGTLQVNFYNDHTKVIISKPDHSCLVTYINRERNSYTYKLCSIQELGCSPELHRRLRYILKLLQERAEA; this is encoded by the exons ATGGAGCCCGCCGgcctcttcccccccttccccgccgcctGCCTCCCCGCACAGCCCGCCCCGGcgcccgcgcccccgccccgcgcggccGAGACCACCCGCATCATCACCGACCCGGTCTCCGGTCGCTCCTACTGCAAGGGCCGCCTGCTGGGAAAG GGTGGGTTTGCACGATGTTATGAAATGACGGACCTCTCCAGCAACAAAACCTATGCCGTGAAGGTCATTCCTCACAGTCGGGTGGCTAAACCCCACCAGCGGGAGaag ATCACCAACGAGATCGAGCTGCACCGGGACTTGCACCACAAGCACATCGTCAAGTTCTCCCACTACTTCGAGGACACAGAGAGCATCTACATCTTCCTGGAACACTGCAGTAGGAAG TCCCTGGCCCACATCTGGAAGGCCCGCCATACTCTGCTGGAGCCCGAAGTGCGCTATTACCTCAAACAGATCATCTCAGGCTTGAAATACCTTCACCTCAAGGGCATCCTGCACAGAGACCTCAAGCTCG GCAACTTCTTCATCAATGAAAACATGGAGCTGAAAGTGGGGGACTTTGGGCTAGCTGCTTGCCAGGATACCTCTGACCAGAAGAAAAA GACAATATGTGGGACCCCCAACTACCTGGCCCCAGAAGTGCTGCTGAGGCAGGGCCACGGGCCAGAGTCGGACGTGTGGTCTCTGGGCTGCGTCAT gtaCACCCTGCTGTGTGGGAACCCTCCCTTTGAGACCTCTGACCTCAAGGAGACCTACAGGTGTATCAAGCAGGTGGAGTACaccctccctgccttcctctccctgcctgccaaGCACCTCATCGCTGGCATCCTCAGACGCAACCCCCAGGACCGCCTCACCCTCGAGGAGATCTTGGACCATGAGTTCTTCAAG GGCTACACACCTGAGAAgctccctcccagcagctgtGTGATGGCTCCAGAGCTGAGTCCCCCCAACCCAGCAAAGAGTCTGTTTGCTAAAGTCACCAAGACACTCTTTGGGAAGAAGAAACCCAAGG cCAAGAAGGGCTCTTTGGAGGACAAGGATGACATCTCCAAGCTGGTCACTGGGCTGATGAAGACCTCTATCTGCCGGCAGATGAGCTATAAAACCGTGGAAGGGAATGAG GTCACCCCCGTATCATGCCGCAgcgccagctccagccccgTGGAGACAGTGGTGGAGGAGACATCTCACAAGTCTGTGTCCCCCTCCATCCGGGGGACGATGGCCAGCAGCTGTGAGG cctttGAAGACTGCATCACCGCCTCTGCCATCATCGAGTCGGCTGTCCAGCTCCTGCGGACCTGCCTCTCCTCCATGCCCCTAG CGGAGAAAAACCCGGCTTCCCTGGCCCGCCACGAGCACTTTGTCTGGGTGAGCAAGTGGGTGGATTACTCCAACAAGTACGGCTTTGGCTACCAGCTCTCCAACCGCAGCATCGGGGTCCTCTTCAACAACGGCACGCACATGACTCTTTCTCCCAACCACAG gaCTGTGCATTACAACCCGACCAACAGCAAACACCTTGTCTTCTCTGTGGCCGCCATCCCCGAGCAGCTGCAGGGACAGATGAGTGTCTTGCGCTACTTTGCGTCCTACATGGAGCAGCATCTCATgaag GGAGGTGACTTGCCCAGCACAGATGACCTtgggcagccagccctgctcctcctgcagtGGGTGAAGACCGACCAAGCCTTGCTCATGCTCTTCAGCAGTGGCACCCTCCAG GTGAACTTCTACAATGACCACACCAAGGTGATCATTAGCAAGCCTGACCATTCCTGCCTTGTCACCTACATCAACCGGGAACGCAACTCCTACACCTACAAGCTGTGCAGCAtccaggagctgggctgctctCCTGAGCTCCACCGCCGCCTCAGATACATCCTCAAGCTCCTCCAAGAACGGGCTGAGGCCTAG